The nucleotide sequence TAGGCTCGTTGAGGATGGTAATGCGGCCCTCGACCTTCGGTTCCCAGGTGGGCTGGGTACGCAAGTAGTCGAGGAAGCTCTCGGCGTCGGAGAAGCCGGTATCCACCCGGTACCCCTTGGCCGCCTTGAGGCTATCGAACCCGTCGCCGCCGATGGCCATAAAGTTGTTGACCACGGTGCGGTACGTTGCATTCGCATCGAGCGGCACGTACTGCCCACCCTGAAGCACTTCCACCTTGGTGATCCGGCTGCCGGCTGGCTTGGAGAGATCAAAGGTGTAGCGCAGCCCGGCCACCCCGGAGAGGAAGCGTCCAGCCCCTTGCTCCCATTGAGAGACGCCGTTCTCCAGGGCCGCTATAACCTCGCTTCCCTTGAGGTCCATCACCACCAGGGTGTTCCCGAAGGGCAGCACCTCGTAAACCTTGCCCACGGTGATCGGCCCGGCTGGAATGGTCGCCCGCACTCCTCCGCCGTTTTGCAGGGCGATCACCGTTCCTGCGCTACGGGTCTTCCACAGCATGGCGTCGGCGATGAGGTTAGAGAGGTTGCTCTCGCGGCGGCGCACCACGGTGCGGTCACCCTGCAAGTCCACCCGGGCCTGGGCCACTACCTGAGTCTGTAAGGCGGCGATGGGCATCGCGTACACCTTGAGGGCCTCGAGGGCGAAACGCTCCTCGGGGATGTCGGCGGCGATCAGAATCGGGCGACCTTCGTACCGGACCAGCTCGCCGGCTTGGTTCCACTCCACCTTGAGCTGGCCCACCACCTTGGCCCATTCCCACGCCTGCACGATCAGCACGTCCTTACCCTCGGGATTCTTGACCACCGTGGGGTAAGGGCCAGCCGGTTGAAGCTCCTTGAAGTCGGGGAAGCTGCCCAGGAGGGTATGGGAGTGGCCCCCCACGATGACCTGCGCCCCTACGATCTTCTTGGCTAGCTCCTGATCCTGTAGATAACCCAGGTGAGAGAGGATCACGATCTTCTTGACCCCCCGGCTCATCAGCTCCACGATGGCTTTTTGGGCGGCTTGGGCCGGATCGGTGAAGGTCACGGTGGGGCCGGGGTTGGCGATAAAGGCGGTGTCAGGGGTGGTCAGGCCGATGATCCCGATGTTCTCTCCGCCCACCCGCACCACCGCGTAGGGCCGGATCTTACCCGCCAGCCTGGGCTCTTTGGAGACGTCGGTGTTGGCGGAGAGAATGGGGAAGCGAGCCCCGTCCACGAAGGGCTGGAGGCCCTCTGGCCCGTTGTCGAACTCGTGGTTGCCGATAGCCATAGCCCGCACCCCCATGCGGTGCAGAAAGTAGCGATCGGCCAGGCCCCGGTACTGGTTGAAGTAGAGGGTGCCCTGGAACACGTCGCCGGCGTGCAAAAAGAGCACGTTGCGCTCCGAGGCCCGGAAGCGGTCGAACAGCGAGATCACCCGAGGAAAGCCCCCTAGGGGCTGGTTCGCTTTGCCTCCCAGGGTGAGCAGGGTGGGCTCGAGGTGGGCGTGGGTGTCGTTGGTGTGGACGATGGTGAGGGAGAAGCTTCCGCTCGAGCTTCCCTGAGCCCGCACCACACCGGCGGCGGTCAGTCCCGTGATAAAACCCGCTTTGAGCAACTCTCTCCGATGCATGGTTCCTCCTCGCGCCCTATCATATCGGGTCGGCGTTCAGCCGCGGGTCAGGGGGAGGCCCCGCAACATCGCCCCGGGGGATTCGAGTAGACTGGCCCCATGAGACAGCTTCTGCTCGTCCTGAGCCTCTTGGGAACGGCCCAGGCGCAGTTGCTGAGCTTTACCCCGGTGGTTCGGGGTCTCCAGCAACCGCTATGGCTGACCTACGCTCCAGGGGATGGGAGCCGGATGTTCGTCCTCGAACAGGCTGGGCGGGTGCGCTTGGTCCAGGAGGGCCGGTTGCTTCCAGAGCCCTTTCTCGACGTGAGTGACCTCGTCTCTTGCTGTGGCGAGCGGGGGCTTTTAGGGCTGGCTTTTCACCCCGACTACCGGCAAAACGGGTGGTTTTTTATCAACTACACCCGGCGTGCTGACGGGGCCACGGTGATCGCCCGCTACAAGGTTTCCAATAACCCCGACCGAGCCGACCCCAGAAGCGCCCAAATCCTCCTCACCATCGAGCAACCCTACGCCAACCACAACGGCGGCATGGTCGCCTTCGGGCCAGACGGTTACCTATACATCGGCGTGGGCGACGGCGGCGCCGCAGGGGATCCGCAAAACCATGCGCAAAATCTAGGAAGCCTCTTAGGTAAGATCCTTCGGATCGACGTCAGTAAGTCGGAGGGCAACCGCCCATACGGTATCCCTCAGAGCAACCCCTTTCTCAACCGCCCGGGAGCCCGTCCGGAGATCTGGGCCTACGGGTTGAGAAACCCTTGGCGTTTCTCCTTCGACCGCGAGAGCGGTGACCTGTGGATTGGGGACGTAGGCCAAGGTCGTGTCGAAGAGGTGGACTTCCAGCCCGCGGCCAGCAAGGGTGGGGAAAACTACGGTTGGCGGCTGAAGGAGGGCCGCCAGTGTTATACCCCTTCTTCCGGCTGTGCGCGGGAGGGGCTGGTAGACCCAGTGCTCGAGTACGACCATTCCCAAGGCAACTCCATCACCGGCGGCTACCGCTACCGCGGCCGCGCCATGCCCGCCCTGAAGGGAGCCTATATCTACGGGGACTTTGGCAGCGGGCGGATCTGGGCAGGCCGCGAGCAGGCGGGAAAGTGGACGGCCCAGCTCCTTGCCCACACCGAGTACAACATCAGTTCGTTCGGCGAAGACCTCGAGGGAGAGCTATACGTGGTGGACTACCGCGGGGCTATCTACCGGTTGGGCTCGAGGTAAATGCCCCCCGCGGGGGTCTTTTTCCTGTCCTCTATACTGAGGCTGCCATGCCGCAGAGCAAGTCCGACATCTTGAGCATCTTGCGCGGGGAACACGTGCGCTTCCTCCGGTTGCAGTTCACCGACATCCTGGGGCTCAACAAAAACGTGGAAGTCCCTGCCTCACAGTTTGAGAAGGCCCTGGACGGCGAGATCATGTTTGACGGCTCCTCCATCGAGGGCTTTACCCGCATCGAGGAGTCCGACATGCTCCTCAAACCCGACTACGACACGTTCGTGGTCTTCCCCGACGAGCTGGAAGATCCTCGGCGGGGACGGGTAGCCCGGCTGATCTGTGACGTCGCCAAACCCGACGGCACGCCGTTTGAAGGCGATCCTCGGGGGATCCTCAAGCGACAGGTCGCGCGCTTGCAAAAACTGGGTTTTGATAACCTCTATGCCGGGCCGGAGCCGGAGTTTTTTCTCTTTACCCGCACCCCCGAAGGCCTGCCCACCACCGAGACCCACGACGCCGCGGGATACTTCGATCTAGCCCCTATCGACAAGGGGGAGGAAGCCAGGCGGGATATGGTAAACGTGCTGGTGGCGATGGGCTTCGAGATCGAAGCCTCTCACCACGAGGTCGCCCCGGGGCAGCACGAGATCGACTTCAAATACACCGACGCGCTCAAGGCTGCCGACAACATCACCACCTTTAAGTTTGTGGTCAAGCGGGTAGCGCTCAACCACGGACTTCACGCCACCTTCATGCCCAAGCCCATCGCCGGGATCAGCGGCTCGGGAATGCACATGCACCTCTCGCTTTTCAAGGGCAGAGAAAACGCCTTTTTCGACCCTAAAGGGCAATACCAGCTCTCCAAGACCGCCTTGCACTTCATCGGGGGGCTGTTGGAGCATGCCGATGGCATGGTGGCCATCACCAATCCTCTGGTCAACTCCTATAAACGCCTCACCCCTGGCTACGAAGCCCCCACCAACATCGCCTGGTCAGCCTCCAATCGCTCGGCCATGATCCGGGTACCGGCTCGGCGTGGGGTGGGGACCCGGGCCGAGTTGCGCATGCCCGACCCTTCCTGCAACCCGTATTTGGCCCTGGCGGTGATGATCGGTGCCGGTCTGGACGGCATCGAAGGGCGTATAGAGCCACCCCCCCCCATCCAGCGCAACATCTACCAGATGTCGGTGCGCGACCGGCGCAAGCACCGGGTGCGCGAGCTACCTGGGACGCTGAGAGAGGCGCTCGAGGCCTTGCAAAAAGACCGGGTGGTGCGAAATGCCTTGGGGGAACATGCCTACGAGCACTTCCTGCGGGCTAAGCGCATTGAATGGGATTCCTATCGCATCGCTGTGCATCAGTGGGAACTGGATCAATACCTAGCGGAGTATTGAGGTGGTCATGCGTTATACCGCCCTGCGCAACTTGCGCGGATTTCACAGCGGTTCCTCCCAGCGGTAAGGGCTGATGGCTATAACCCTTCCCCCTTCGAGCACCAGCTCGGTGGCGTGAAAGCAGGCCTGCCCTTCGGCTGCCTTGAAGCGCTGAGGCCGGGCGGTGAGGAAACGGGCCAAAAAGCTCTCGACCTCCCCTCCGATGATTGAACGGTAGGTCCCGGTCATGCCCACGTCGGTTTGATAGGCGGTGCCTCGAGGTAAAAATCCGGCGTCCGAGGTAGGGATGTGGGTATGGGTGCCTAACACCGCACTCACCCGACCGTCCAGGTAGAAGCCCAGCGCCATCTTCTCGCTGGTGGCCTCGGCATGCACCTCAACCAGCGAGTAATGGGCGGAAACCTCTTGCAACAACCGGTCCATTCCGCGGAAAGGGTCATCCAGGTCCTCGAGAAACACCCTTCCCATCACCTGTGCCACCAGCAGGCTTTGCCCGGAGTCTTCGAGCAACCAATGCCCCTTGCC is from Meiothermus sp. Pnk-1 and encodes:
- a CDS encoding bifunctional UDP-sugar hydrolase/5'-nucleotidase, with translation MHRRELLKAGFITGLTAAGVVRAQGSSSGSFSLTIVHTNDTHAHLEPTLLTLGGKANQPLGGFPRVISLFDRFRASERNVLFLHAGDVFQGTLYFNQYRGLADRYFLHRMGVRAMAIGNHEFDNGPEGLQPFVDGARFPILSANTDVSKEPRLAGKIRPYAVVRVGGENIGIIGLTTPDTAFIANPGPTVTFTDPAQAAQKAIVELMSRGVKKIVILSHLGYLQDQELAKKIVGAQVIVGGHSHTLLGSFPDFKELQPAGPYPTVVKNPEGKDVLIVQAWEWAKVVGQLKVEWNQAGELVRYEGRPILIAADIPEERFALEALKVYAMPIAALQTQVVAQARVDLQGDRTVVRRRESNLSNLIADAMLWKTRSAGTVIALQNGGGVRATIPAGPITVGKVYEVLPFGNTLVVMDLKGSEVIAALENGVSQWEQGAGRFLSGVAGLRYTFDLSKPAGSRITKVEVLQGGQYVPLDANATYRTVVNNFMAIGGDGFDSLKAAKGYRVDTGFSDAESFLDYLRTQPTWEPKVEGRITILNEPKSGVERPAYVANPRALVGA
- a CDS encoding sorbosone dehydrogenase family protein, which codes for MRQLLLVLSLLGTAQAQLLSFTPVVRGLQQPLWLTYAPGDGSRMFVLEQAGRVRLVQEGRLLPEPFLDVSDLVSCCGERGLLGLAFHPDYRQNGWFFINYTRRADGATVIARYKVSNNPDRADPRSAQILLTIEQPYANHNGGMVAFGPDGYLYIGVGDGGAAGDPQNHAQNLGSLLGKILRIDVSKSEGNRPYGIPQSNPFLNRPGARPEIWAYGLRNPWRFSFDRESGDLWIGDVGQGRVEEVDFQPAASKGGENYGWRLKEGRQCYTPSSGCAREGLVDPVLEYDHSQGNSITGGYRYRGRAMPALKGAYIYGDFGSGRIWAGREQAGKWTAQLLAHTEYNISSFGEDLEGELYVVDYRGAIYRLGSR
- the glnA gene encoding type I glutamate--ammonia ligase encodes the protein MPQSKSDILSILRGEHVRFLRLQFTDILGLNKNVEVPASQFEKALDGEIMFDGSSIEGFTRIEESDMLLKPDYDTFVVFPDELEDPRRGRVARLICDVAKPDGTPFEGDPRGILKRQVARLQKLGFDNLYAGPEPEFFLFTRTPEGLPTTETHDAAGYFDLAPIDKGEEARRDMVNVLVAMGFEIEASHHEVAPGQHEIDFKYTDALKAADNITTFKFVVKRVALNHGLHATFMPKPIAGISGSGMHMHLSLFKGRENAFFDPKGQYQLSKTALHFIGGLLEHADGMVAITNPLVNSYKRLTPGYEAPTNIAWSASNRSAMIRVPARRGVGTRAELRMPDPSCNPYLALAVMIGAGLDGIEGRIEPPPPIQRNIYQMSVRDRRKHRVRELPGTLREALEALQKDRVVRNALGEHAYEHFLRAKRIEWDSYRIAVHQWELDQYLAEY
- a CDS encoding TIGR00282 family metallophosphoesterase produces the protein MRVLFIGDVFAEPGLRAVALHLPDIRNRYDFVIANAENSAGGKGLSRAAYKRLREAGVDLLTLGNHAWDHKDVFELIETEPIIRAINYPPGTPGKGHWLLEDSGQSLLVAQVMGRVFLEDLDDPFRGMDRLLQEVSAHYSLVEVHAEATSEKMALGFYLDGRVSAVLGTHTHIPTSDAGFLPRGTAYQTDVGMTGTYRSIIGGEVESFLARFLTARPQRFKAAEGQACFHATELVLEGGRVIAISPYRWEEPL